From Triticum urartu cultivar G1812 chromosome 2, Tu2.1, whole genome shotgun sequence, a single genomic window includes:
- the LOC125537275 gene encoding probable potassium transporter 14 isoform X2, translated as METGSSGGRRLPKTESAEMRWVVPGGAYEEDEIDSSDDGDGGTDTPTAALGSRGGGGGYSDAEEDEEDALLRQRLVRTGPRADSFDVEALDVPGLYRHQEFTMGRSIVLALQTLGVVFGDVGTSPLYTFDIMFNKYPNTSKEDVLGALSLVIYTLILIPFLKYTLIVLWGNDDGEGGIFALYSLICRNAKASLLPNQLPSDTRISSFQLKVPSVELERSLRIKERLETSSMLKKLLLMLVLFGTSMVIADGVVTPAMSVMSAVNGLKVGISSVNEGEVVMISVAFLIVLFSLQRFGTSKVGLAVGPALFIWFCCLSGIGIYNIMKYGTEVLRAFNPIYIYYYFERNPTQAWMSLGGCLLCATGQVFWPVVFIATLAALIASRTMTTAIFSIIKQATALGCFPRLKIIHTSRKFMGQIYIPVMNWFLLVSCLAFVTTFGSINEIGNAYGIAELGVMMMTTILVTIIMLLIWQVNIIVVLCFLTLFLGLELFFFSSVLGSVADGSWVLLVFAAVLYLVMYIWNYGTKLKYETEVKQKLSMDLMMDLGCNLGTVRAPGIGLLYNELVRGVPAIFGHFLTTMPAIHSMIIFVCIKWVPVPVVPQNERFLFRRVCPKNYHMFRCIARYGYKDVRKENPQTFEQLLIESLEKFIRREAQERSLESDENGNTDSDEEVASSSSRVLVGPNGSIYSLGVPLLAECAGVSNPNFGSSTSFDGSLDGTMDGRRSLDNELSFIHKAKECGVVYLLGHGDIRARKESFFVKKLVINYFYAFLRKNCRRGIATLSIPHTRLMQVAMQYMV; from the exons ATGGAGACGGGAAGCAGCGGCGGCCGGAGGCTGCCGAAGACGGAGTCGGCGGAGATGCGGTGGGTGGTCCCCGGCGGCGCTTATGAAGAGGATGAGATCGATAGCTCggacgacggcgacggcggcacAGACACCCCCACGGCCGCCCTGGGCTCCCGTGGCGGTGGAGGCGGCTACTCGGACGCTGAAGAGGATGAGGAGGACGCGCTGCTGCGCCAGCGCCTCGTGCGCACCGGCCCGCGCGCCGACTCCTTCGACGTCGAAGCTCTCGATGTCCCCGGTCTGTACCGCCACCAG GAATTTACCATGGGAAGGAGTATTGTTTTGGCCCTTCAGACGTTAGGCGTTGTCTTTGGGGATGTTGGCACCAGCCCATTGTACACTTTCGATATAATGTTCAACAAATACCCAAATACTTCGAAGGAGGATGTGCTTGGAGCACTCTCACTTGTAATATACACTCTGATTCTAATTCCATTTCTGAAGTATACTCTGATTGTTTTATGGGGAAATGATGATGGAGAAG GAGGGATATTTGCTTTGTACTCTCTAATATGCAGGAATGCAAAGGCTAGTCTCCTCCCTAACCAACTGCCCTCTGACACCCGCATATCAAGTTTCCAACTCAAGGTACCATCGGTCGAACTCGAGAGGTCTCTGAGGATCAAGGAGCGCCTCGAGACTTCATCTATGCTAAAGAAGCTACTTTTGATGCTTGTTCTTTTTGGTACTTCTATGGTGATAGCGGATGGTGTTGTTACACCAGCGATGTCAG TGATGTCTGCTGTTAATGGCTTGAAGGTTGGAATATCTAGTGTTAATGAAG GTGAAGTGGTCATGATAAGCGTTGCATTTCTCATTGTTCTATTCAGTCTGCAAAGGTTTGGAACAAGCAAAGTTGGGCTTGCTGTTGGACCTGCCTTGTTCATATGGTTTTGCTGCCTTTCTGGGATAGGAATATATAACATTATGAAATATGGTACAGAAGTATTACGGGCATTCAATCCTATATACATCTACTACTATTTTGAAAGAAACCCAACTCAAGCTTGGATGTCTCTTGGGGGCTGCCTTTTATGCGCTACAG GTCAGGTGTTTTGGCCAGTGGTGTTCATAGCTACTCTAGCAGCACTAATTGCTAGTCGTACAATGACAACTGCTATTTTCTCAATCATTAAGCAGGCCACAGCTCTTGGCTGTTTTCCCCGCCTCAAGATTATTCACACTTCAAGAAAGTTCATGGGTCAAATATACATCCCAGTGATGAACTGGTTTTTGCTGGTTTCCTGTCTCGCGTTTGTTACGACATTTGGGAGCATTAATGAGATTGGCAATGCATACG GTATAGCTGAACTTGGGGTCATGATGATGACTACTATATTGGTGACCATCATAATGCTTCTGATATGGCAGGTCAACATCATTGTTGTTCTATGCTTTCTCACCCTCTTCCTGGGCCTGGAgctatttttcttttcttctgtATTGGGCAGTGTAGCAGATGGCAGTTGGGTTCTTTTGGTGTTTGCGGCTGTACTGTATCTGGTAATGTACATATGGAACTATGGGACCAAGTTGAAGTACGAAACTGAGGTTAAGCAAAAACTTTCGATGGATTTAATGATGGATCTAGGCTGCAATCTCGGTACAGTCAGAGCGCCTGGAATTGGATTGCTTTATAATGAACTGGTGAGGGGGGTTCCTGCAATCTTTGGTCACTTCCTGACCACAATGCCAGCCATTCATTCGATGATCATTTTTGTCTGCATCAAGTGGGTTCCTGTTCCTGTCGTTCCTCAGAATGAAAGGTTTCTCTTTCGCCGGGTCTGCCCAAAGAACTACCATATGTTTCGCTGCATTGCTAG GTATGGGTACAAAGATGTACGCAAAGAGAACCCCCAAACATTTGAACAGCTTCTGATAGAAAGTCTAGAGAAATTTATACGGCGAGAAGCTCAAGAGCGCTCCTTGGAGAGTGACGAGAATGGTAACACGGACTCTGATGAGGAGGTTGCGTCAAGCTCATCAAGAGTTCTTGTTGGTCCAAATGGTAGCATCTACTCTCTTGGTGTTCCACTCCTTGCGGAGTGTGCTGGTGTTTCAAATCCAAACTTTGGATCAAGCACATCATTTGATGGATCTCTGGACGGGACAATGGATGGAAGGCGAAGCCTGGACAATGAGCTGTCTTTCATTCACAAGGCCAAGGAGTGTGGCGTGGTTTACCTTCTTGGACATGGCGACATCCGAGCTCGGAAGGAGTCATTCTTTGTCAAGAAGCTAGTGATCAACTATTTCTACGCGTTCCTGAGGAAGAACTGCCGGAGAGGCATAGCAACGTTGAGCATACCGCACACAAGGCTGATGCAGGTCGCAATGCAATACATGGTGTAG
- the LOC125537275 gene encoding probable potassium transporter 14 isoform X1, with product METGSSGGRRLPKTESAEMRWVVPGGAYEEDEIDSSDDGDGGTDTPTAALGSRGGGGGYSDAEEDEEDALLRQRLVRTGPRADSFDVEALDVPGLYRHQEFTMGRSIVLALQTLGVVFGDVGTSPLYTFDIMFNKYPNTSKEDVLGALSLVIYTLILIPFLKYTLIVLWGNDDGEGGIFALYSLICRNAKASLLPNQLPSDTRISSFQLKVPSVELERSLRIKERLETSSMLKKLLLMLVLFGTSMVIADGVVTPAMSVMSAVNGLKVGISSVNEGEVVMISVAFLIVLFSLQRFGTSKVGLAVGPALFIWFCCLSGIGIYNIMKYGTEVLRAFNPIYIYYYFERNPTQAWMSLGGCLLCATGSEAMFADLCYFSVRSVQLTFVCLVLPCLLLGYLGQAAFLMENLTENEQVFFLSIPSQVFWPVVFIATLAALIASRTMTTAIFSIIKQATALGCFPRLKIIHTSRKFMGQIYIPVMNWFLLVSCLAFVTTFGSINEIGNAYGIAELGVMMMTTILVTIIMLLIWQVNIIVVLCFLTLFLGLELFFFSSVLGSVADGSWVLLVFAAVLYLVMYIWNYGTKLKYETEVKQKLSMDLMMDLGCNLGTVRAPGIGLLYNELVRGVPAIFGHFLTTMPAIHSMIIFVCIKWVPVPVVPQNERFLFRRVCPKNYHMFRCIARYGYKDVRKENPQTFEQLLIESLEKFIRREAQERSLESDENGNTDSDEEVASSSSRVLVGPNGSIYSLGVPLLAECAGVSNPNFGSSTSFDGSLDGTMDGRRSLDNELSFIHKAKECGVVYLLGHGDIRARKESFFVKKLVINYFYAFLRKNCRRGIATLSIPHTRLMQVAMQYMV from the exons ATGGAGACGGGAAGCAGCGGCGGCCGGAGGCTGCCGAAGACGGAGTCGGCGGAGATGCGGTGGGTGGTCCCCGGCGGCGCTTATGAAGAGGATGAGATCGATAGCTCggacgacggcgacggcggcacAGACACCCCCACGGCCGCCCTGGGCTCCCGTGGCGGTGGAGGCGGCTACTCGGACGCTGAAGAGGATGAGGAGGACGCGCTGCTGCGCCAGCGCCTCGTGCGCACCGGCCCGCGCGCCGACTCCTTCGACGTCGAAGCTCTCGATGTCCCCGGTCTGTACCGCCACCAG GAATTTACCATGGGAAGGAGTATTGTTTTGGCCCTTCAGACGTTAGGCGTTGTCTTTGGGGATGTTGGCACCAGCCCATTGTACACTTTCGATATAATGTTCAACAAATACCCAAATACTTCGAAGGAGGATGTGCTTGGAGCACTCTCACTTGTAATATACACTCTGATTCTAATTCCATTTCTGAAGTATACTCTGATTGTTTTATGGGGAAATGATGATGGAGAAG GAGGGATATTTGCTTTGTACTCTCTAATATGCAGGAATGCAAAGGCTAGTCTCCTCCCTAACCAACTGCCCTCTGACACCCGCATATCAAGTTTCCAACTCAAGGTACCATCGGTCGAACTCGAGAGGTCTCTGAGGATCAAGGAGCGCCTCGAGACTTCATCTATGCTAAAGAAGCTACTTTTGATGCTTGTTCTTTTTGGTACTTCTATGGTGATAGCGGATGGTGTTGTTACACCAGCGATGTCAG TGATGTCTGCTGTTAATGGCTTGAAGGTTGGAATATCTAGTGTTAATGAAG GTGAAGTGGTCATGATAAGCGTTGCATTTCTCATTGTTCTATTCAGTCTGCAAAGGTTTGGAACAAGCAAAGTTGGGCTTGCTGTTGGACCTGCCTTGTTCATATGGTTTTGCTGCCTTTCTGGGATAGGAATATATAACATTATGAAATATGGTACAGAAGTATTACGGGCATTCAATCCTATATACATCTACTACTATTTTGAAAGAAACCCAACTCAAGCTTGGATGTCTCTTGGGGGCTGCCTTTTATGCGCTACAG GATCTGAGGCAATGTTTGCTGATCTATGCTACTTCTCTGTTAGATCTGTCCAG CTTACCTTTGTGTGTCTTGTTCTTCCATGCCTTCTACTGGGTTACCTAGGGCAAGCTGCATTTCTTATGGAAAACTTGACTGAAAATGAGCAGGTCTTCTTTTTATCTATCCCGA GTCAGGTGTTTTGGCCAGTGGTGTTCATAGCTACTCTAGCAGCACTAATTGCTAGTCGTACAATGACAACTGCTATTTTCTCAATCATTAAGCAGGCCACAGCTCTTGGCTGTTTTCCCCGCCTCAAGATTATTCACACTTCAAGAAAGTTCATGGGTCAAATATACATCCCAGTGATGAACTGGTTTTTGCTGGTTTCCTGTCTCGCGTTTGTTACGACATTTGGGAGCATTAATGAGATTGGCAATGCATACG GTATAGCTGAACTTGGGGTCATGATGATGACTACTATATTGGTGACCATCATAATGCTTCTGATATGGCAGGTCAACATCATTGTTGTTCTATGCTTTCTCACCCTCTTCCTGGGCCTGGAgctatttttcttttcttctgtATTGGGCAGTGTAGCAGATGGCAGTTGGGTTCTTTTGGTGTTTGCGGCTGTACTGTATCTGGTAATGTACATATGGAACTATGGGACCAAGTTGAAGTACGAAACTGAGGTTAAGCAAAAACTTTCGATGGATTTAATGATGGATCTAGGCTGCAATCTCGGTACAGTCAGAGCGCCTGGAATTGGATTGCTTTATAATGAACTGGTGAGGGGGGTTCCTGCAATCTTTGGTCACTTCCTGACCACAATGCCAGCCATTCATTCGATGATCATTTTTGTCTGCATCAAGTGGGTTCCTGTTCCTGTCGTTCCTCAGAATGAAAGGTTTCTCTTTCGCCGGGTCTGCCCAAAGAACTACCATATGTTTCGCTGCATTGCTAG GTATGGGTACAAAGATGTACGCAAAGAGAACCCCCAAACATTTGAACAGCTTCTGATAGAAAGTCTAGAGAAATTTATACGGCGAGAAGCTCAAGAGCGCTCCTTGGAGAGTGACGAGAATGGTAACACGGACTCTGATGAGGAGGTTGCGTCAAGCTCATCAAGAGTTCTTGTTGGTCCAAATGGTAGCATCTACTCTCTTGGTGTTCCACTCCTTGCGGAGTGTGCTGGTGTTTCAAATCCAAACTTTGGATCAAGCACATCATTTGATGGATCTCTGGACGGGACAATGGATGGAAGGCGAAGCCTGGACAATGAGCTGTCTTTCATTCACAAGGCCAAGGAGTGTGGCGTGGTTTACCTTCTTGGACATGGCGACATCCGAGCTCGGAAGGAGTCATTCTTTGTCAAGAAGCTAGTGATCAACTATTTCTACGCGTTCCTGAGGAAGAACTGCCGGAGAGGCATAGCAACGTTGAGCATACCGCACACAAGGCTGATGCAGGTCGCAATGCAATACATGGTGTAG